The following proteins are co-located in the Bordetella bronchialis genome:
- the clsB gene encoding cardiolipin synthase ClsB — protein sequence MRTRPVRLQWTDGNAVRLLKNGADFFPALCDAIDAARTVVHLETYIFTLDRTAQRVLETLARACARGVKVRVVIDGFGSWEWVDEVRRRILDFGGQCRIFRPEPGWPGRLLFSRSRLRRLHRKVAVIDGRVAFVGGINIVDDYDDLEPADGIEASPRFDFAVEVRGPLVAYAVHAQDLLWIRLSPAAQRNGEIAAERRPLRRPVFRPLEQAPGHLRAALVLRDNLRWRQTFERAYLYGINRARREILIANAYFFPGLRLRRALKRAAARGVRVRLLLQGKVEYRLQYYATHVLYAELLNAGVEIYEYMPSYLHAKVAVIDDIATVGSSNLDPFSLLLAREANVVVDDAAFARQLYDQLEAEIARGGRLVRTDDHRGRGWMRRLADNAAYTVLRLGVALTGQSAGY from the coding sequence GTGAGGACCCGGCCGGTGCGACTGCAATGGACGGACGGCAACGCCGTCCGCCTGCTCAAGAACGGCGCGGATTTCTTTCCCGCCCTGTGCGATGCCATCGATGCCGCGCGCACGGTGGTGCACCTGGAAACCTATATCTTTACGCTGGACCGTACCGCCCAACGGGTGCTGGAAACGCTGGCGCGCGCTTGCGCGCGCGGCGTCAAGGTGCGCGTGGTCATCGATGGCTTCGGCAGCTGGGAATGGGTGGACGAGGTGCGGCGGCGGATTCTCGATTTCGGCGGCCAATGCCGCATATTCCGCCCGGAGCCGGGCTGGCCCGGCCGGCTGCTGTTTTCGCGCAGCCGGCTGCGCCGCCTGCACCGCAAGGTGGCGGTGATCGACGGCCGTGTCGCCTTCGTGGGCGGCATCAACATCGTCGACGACTATGACGATCTGGAACCGGCCGACGGGATCGAGGCCAGCCCGCGCTTCGATTTCGCCGTGGAAGTGCGCGGACCGCTGGTGGCGTATGCCGTCCATGCGCAAGACCTGCTATGGATACGCCTGAGTCCCGCCGCGCAACGTAATGGCGAGATCGCCGCCGAACGGCGGCCCTTGCGCCGGCCGGTGTTCCGTCCGCTGGAGCAGGCGCCCGGCCATCTGCGCGCGGCGCTGGTGCTGCGGGACAATCTGCGCTGGCGCCAGACCTTCGAGCGCGCCTATCTGTACGGCATCAACCGCGCCCGGCGCGAGATCCTGATCGCCAACGCCTATTTCTTTCCCGGCCTGCGGCTGCGCCGGGCGCTGAAGCGCGCGGCCGCCCGCGGCGTGCGCGTCAGGCTGTTGCTGCAGGGCAAGGTGGAGTACCGGCTGCAGTATTACGCGACGCACGTCCTGTACGCGGAACTGCTCAACGCCGGCGTCGAGATCTACGAGTACATGCCCAGCTACCTGCATGCCAAGGTGGCGGTGATCGACGACATCGCCACCGTGGGCTCTTCCAACCTGGATCCCTTCAGCCTGCTGCTGGCGCGCGAGGCCAATGTGGTGGTCGACGATGCCGCCTTCGCCCGCCAGCTGTATGACCAGCTGGAAGCGGAAATCGCCCGCGGCGGCAGGCTGGTCCGCACGGACGATCACCGTGGACGCGGCTGGATGCGGCGCCTGGCGGACAATGCCGCCTATACCGTGCTGCGGCTGGGCGTCGCGCTGACGGGCCAGTCCGCCGGGTATTGA
- a CDS encoding endonuclease/exonuclease/phosphatase family protein — protein MSILRVVSYNIHKGRSALGARDSLKELRLGLYGLRPDLVFLQEVQGRNESRGVLDAQHMSLAAALHMDMCYGRNAIRSQTDHGNALLSRYPILDHENQDISDHRLEQRGLLHATVEVGNREIHCFVVHLGLFAGSRTRQIQALVDRIDRMVPAGAPMLIAGDFNDWNDRLAPLFVQRLGVYEVFSHAPRLVGGEGPRLRESMRRLSNVLRGVPNSLAMLERTNQLTMQGNYRDVPPPRTFPAVFPWFRLDRIYQRGFGVRSARVLRGRAWAKLSDHSPLLAELELP, from the coding sequence ATGTCCATCCTGCGCGTCGTCAGCTACAACATCCACAAGGGGCGTTCCGCGCTGGGCGCGCGGGACTCCCTGAAGGAGCTGCGCCTGGGGCTGTACGGGCTGCGCCCCGACCTGGTCTTCCTGCAGGAAGTCCAGGGCCGCAACGAAAGCCGGGGCGTGCTGGACGCGCAGCATATGTCGCTGGCCGCCGCGCTGCACATGGACATGTGCTACGGCCGCAATGCCATACGCAGCCAGACCGACCACGGCAATGCGCTGCTGTCGCGTTATCCCATCCTCGACCACGAGAACCAGGACATCTCCGATCACCGCCTGGAGCAGCGCGGCTTGCTGCACGCCACGGTAGAGGTCGGCAATCGAGAGATCCATTGTTTCGTGGTCCACCTGGGACTGTTCGCCGGCAGCCGCACGCGGCAGATCCAGGCCCTGGTCGACCGGATCGACCGCATGGTGCCGGCGGGCGCGCCCATGCTGATCGCGGGCGATTTCAACGATTGGAACGACCGCCTGGCCCCGCTGTTCGTGCAGCGCCTGGGCGTGTACGAGGTGTTCTCGCACGCGCCGCGGCTGGTGGGCGGCGAAGGTCCGCGCCTGCGCGAAAGCATGCGCCGTCTCAGCAATGTGCTGCGCGGCGTGCCGAATAGCCTGGCCATGCTGGAACGCACCAACCAGCTGACCATGCAGGGCAATTATCGGGACGTGCCGCCGCCGCGCACCTTCCCCGCCGTGTTTCCCTGGTTCCGCCTGGATCGCATCTACCAGCGCGGCTTCGGGGTGCGTAGCGCGCGGGTGCTGCGCGGGCGCGCCTGGGCCAAGCTGTCGGATCACTCCCCCTTGCTGGCGGAGCTCGAATTGCCGTGA